In Quercus lobata isolate SW786 chromosome 12, ValleyOak3.0 Primary Assembly, whole genome shotgun sequence, a genomic segment contains:
- the LOC115972387 gene encoding uncharacterized protein LOC115972387 — protein sequence MASYETMAIHSSMQEDDYEDDIFDGFDHDQHPNPLNLSRLSVCTSSSMYGNDEDDDDDDDVDVGDDGMRMFISRLSIESFDADEEFSDDKEGKELTGLLSDSDNELGCYSLPATPPRRRNRGGLLSHQQVMGVKEYASENEAQKGVLGKQDKSRNNARRRRRIVSDRWMLENKGSTSSCDNFDCNNKSKNCNCFSGESDQGGVNGGAGLMVITRPKGGRRSLCMDLDEVKACRDLGFELEHERMLEIPSHRSVSGSTLDTSSGGNSPIANWRISSPGDDPRDVKARLKVWAQAVAIASASPRQGN from the exons ATGGCTTCATATGAGACTATGGCTATCCACTCTTCTATGCAAGAAGATGACTATGAAGATGATATCTTTGATGGGTTTGATCATGATCAACACCCAAATCCGCTCAACTTGTCAAGGCTTTCAGTGTGTACAAGCAGTTCCATGTATGggaatgatgaagatgatgatgatgatgatgatgttgatgttggaGACGATGGTATGAGGATGTTCATATCACGGTTGTCCATTGAAAGCTTTGATGCAGACGAGGAATTCTCTGATgacaaagaaggaaaagaacTGACAGGTTTGCTGTCTGACTCTGATAACGAACTGGGTTGTTATTCACTGCCTGCAACACCACCAAGACGTAGAAACCGAGGTGGCTTACTGAGTCATCAGCAAGTGATGGGAGTGAAAGAGTATGCAAGTGAGAATGAAGCTCAAAAGGGTGTTCTAGGAAAGCAAGATAAGTCGAGGAATAATGCAAGGAGGAGAAGGAGAATCGTAAGCGATAGATGGATGTTGGAAAATAAAGGCAGTACTAGCAGTTGTGACAATTTTGATTGCAACAACAAGAGCAAGAACTGCAACTGCTTCAGTGGGGAAAGTGACCAAGGTGGTGTCAATGGTGGTGCAGGGTTGATGGTGATAACTAGGCCTAAAGGTGGAAGAAGGTCATTGTGTATGGACTTGGATGAAGTGAAGGCTTGTAGGGATCTCGGGTTCGAGTTGGAACATGAGCGCATGTTGGAGATACCTTCACATCGCTCTGTTTCTGGTTCCACACTTGACACTAGCAGTGGTGGCAATTCCCCAATCGCCAATTGGCGCATCTCCAGCCCAG GTGATGATCCACGAGATGTGAAAGCTCGGCTTAAGGTTTGGGCACAGGCAGTGGCAATAGCATCTGCATCTCCTAGACAGGGCAACTGA
- the LOC115971894 gene encoding pectin acetylesterase 6-like, with the protein MKVILTVLGYVCCVVGVVLSGSELGSFEDFTVIEKQKEGLLSLVENDRAASPVSSKPLMVPLTLIQGAASTGAVCLDGTLPGYHLHRGYESGANSWLIQLEGGGWCNTIRNCVYRKTTRRGSSKYMEKELPFTGILSNKPEESPDFFNWNRVKIRYCDGASFSGDGGNEAAKLVFRGQRIWLAAMEELMSKGMQKASQALLSGCSAGGLASIIHCDEFRDLFPKTTKVKCLSDAGLFLDAIDVSGGHTLRNLFEGVVTLQGVQKNLPKSCINNKDPTSCFFPQNLIANVKTPLFLLNAAYDAWQLQASLAPRSADPHGSWDDCKSNHARCNSSQIQFLQDFRNQMLSAVRDFSRSSQNGLFLNSCFAHCQSERQDTWFAADSPLVKNKGVAESVGDWYFDRVQVKAIDCAYPCDNTCHNLVFK; encoded by the exons atgaaggtGATATTGACGGTTCTGGGTTATGTTTGCTGTGTTGTTGGGGTGGTTTTGAGTGGATCTGAGCTGGGTTCTTTTGAGGACTTTACTGTGATAGAAAAGCAGAAAGAGGGTCTGCTTTCTTTGGTGGAGAATGATAGAGCAGCTTCACCTGTCTCCTCAAAACCTCTCATGGTTCCCCTCACCCTTATTCAAGGAGCTGCTTCTACAGGAGCTG TCTGCTTGGATGGGACGCTGCCTGGTTACCATCTGCATCGTGGTTATGAATCTGGTGCAAACAGCTGGCTCATTCAATTAGAG GGAGGGGGTTGGTGTAATACAATAAGAAACTGTGTTTACCGCAAAACTACTCGACGTGGTTCATCAAAATACATGGAAAAAGAATTACCATTCACAGGAATATTGAGCAATAAACCTGAAGAAAGCCCTG ATTTTTTTAACTGGAACAGAGTCAAGATCCGTTACTGTGATGGTGCATCTTTCAGTGGGGATGGCGGGAATGAG GCTGCAAAACTAGTATTTCGAGGACAACGGATTTGGTTAGCTGCTATGGAAGAATTGATGTCCAAAGGAATGCAGAAAGCTAGCCAG GCTCTTCTTTCTGGATGCTCTGCTGGGGGACTAGCATCTATAATACATTGTGATGAGTTTCGGGAcctatttccaaaaacaaccaAAGTGAAATGTCTAAGTGATGCTGGACTTTTCCTTGATGC AATTGATGTATCTGGTGGGCACACTCTGAGGAATTTGTTTGAAGGTGTTGTTACCTTACAG GGAGTACAAAAGAATCTGCCAAAGAGTTGTATCAACAACAAGGATCCAACTTCG TGCTTCTTCCCTCAGAATTTGATTGCAAATGTCAAGACACCATTGTTTCTTCTCAATGCAGCTTATGATGCGTGgcag CTCCAAGCTAGCCTAGCTCCACGATCAGCTGATCCTCATGGCTCTTGGGATGACTGCAAATCAAACCATGCACGGTGTAATTCATCACAGATCCAGTTTCTTCAAG ACTTTAGAAATCAAATGCTCAGTGCCGTTAGAGACTTCTCAAGGTCCAGTCAAAATGGATTATTCTTAAATTCCTGTTTTGCTCATTGCCAATCTGAGAGACAGGACACATGGTTTGCTGCTGATTCTCCCCTAGTTAAAAACAAG GGGGTTGCAGAGTCAGTTGGAGACTGGTATTTTGATCGGGTACAGGTAAAAGCTATTGACTGTGCCTACCCCTGTGACAACACCTGTCACAATCTAGTTTTCAAGTGA